The genomic window AACAGAAAGAAAGGAGAAATACAGTTTTTCTTTTAGCGATGCCGAATTGGTACAGATCAATATTCCTGGTATTTATATCGTATATGGCGACATCATGTTTAAACAGCAACAGATGTATTTCAGGCCCACTTACGATGTACCCGATATGGTTAAACTGCGTTTTACGCTCTCCGGCAATGGCACTATTTTTAACCGGGTAAATAATAAACAGTACGTTTTTAATTCCAACCAACAGAATATTATTTACATGCCTGAGCTTGATGGTACAGGCGAATATGACACCCGCCATAACTACTGTTTTTTTGAGGTGCATTTTGCTAAAGAGAAGTTTTTGCAACTGGCAGAACATTCCACCAAAGCATTGCAGGTTTTGGCAGATTATGCCGATACCGGTCGCTATACGGAACTGGCTGAACAAAACCTTCCCATTTCATGGACCATGCAGCATTGCATCCGCGATATTCTCAATTGTGATTACCCCGAAGGCCTGAAACACATGTTTATCGAATCGAAATGTATTGAGCTGCTGGTGCTCCAGGCCGAAGCTTTTGAACGTGCCATTAACCAAAAACAGCCTGCAGTTTTACATTCTGCCTACGATAGGGATTGTCTTTATCAGGCAAGAGATTACCTCATTGCCAATATCCACCAGCCGCCATCGGTTGCCGAACTGGCTAAATTGTGCGGCATTAACGAATTTAAACTTAAACAAGGCTTTAAAGGACTGTTTGATAACAGTATATTCGGTTATTTGAGTGATTACAGGCTTAACCATGCAAAAGAGTTGTTGCTGGAAGGTCTACCCATAAAATCGGTGGCATTTATGCTTGGTTATTCATCCGTACAGCACTTCAGCAATGCTTTCAGAAAGAAATTTAGCTTAACACCGGGGAAGTTAAAGAGTTAAGCCGATTCCTGCTAATGCTTATCATGTTAGAGCACAAATATTTAGGGTAGCTTAGGCATTTTGCTAACCAACTTTAATAAAAATACAGGTTTTACCGAAGCACGCCTGTCAACAATGTCATTAAGTTAAAGCTTTTAGCCACAGATGCTCACAGATAAACACGGATTTTCATATCTGTGTGCATCCTTTCTATCTGTGGTTAAATTATTTTTGCTTGTGCCGAATGGCTTAACTTAGTGACATTGCGCCTGTCAATCCCAGGGGCCGGGAAATAAAAAAACAGTAGCACAGAATTATAATCAATTGTGTCCGAACAATAGGTTGACGTCCCAAAAAAATAATTGCTAATTTTAGGTGATATCTGATCAAAAATTCCCACATACTATATAAAGCATAGTAATCATGACAGCAACAGCCACTAAAGGGCAGCCCAGCCAGCGCGAAGCACTTTTTATGAAACTCTACAAAGAAGCTTTCCCTTTGGTTGCAAGGCACGTAAGCAAGATGGGCGGATCATTTGAGGAAGCGAAAGACATTTTTCAGGATGCGCTGGTGGTGTATTATGAGAAAGTACAGGTTTCGGGCCTGAGGCTGAAGTATCAGGAGAAAGCCTATTTATTTGGGATTGCCAAATATTTATGGATCAAACGTTATAAAGAAAACGACAAGAATGTTTCCTTTGGTCAGCTTGGCCCCATTCTTAATGAAGAGATCGATTTGGCAGATACCGGATATGAAGAAGTTTCTTCGGGGAAACTGATGCATTTACTGGAGCAGGCCGGGCAGAAATGTATGCAGTTGCTCAGTGCTTTTTATTACGAAAAACTGGATATGGAAACACTGGCAGAGCGCTTTGGCTTTTCGGGTGCACGTTCTGCAACCGCTCAGAAATTTAAATGCCTCGAAAAAGTAAAAGAAACGGTTAAAGCAAAATCCTTAAAATATGAAGACATCGTTGAATGAGCTCCGTTTGATAGAGCATTACCTGCTGTCGGACAATAAGGATGGAGAAAGTTTCCTGTTCGAAGCCAAAACGGTCCTGCAGCCTGAACTGAAGCGACAGGTTTACTGGCAAAACAAAACCTATCAAATGGTACGTGATTATGGCCGGAAGCAGCTGAAAAATGAAATCGATAACATACACGAAACGTTATTTAATACCGATGCGCATCAAAGCTTCAGGCAAAAGGTAAAGCGTTTGTTCAGCAAATAAACAATCAATTTAATTTATAAATCATGCTCCATTTTCGGGGCAGGGGCATTGTTATGCCTAAAATTTAAAATCAATATGATGGATATCAACAAAGAATTCCGCCTTTATGCGGTAAAACACCAGGGCTTAAATGGCCTTTATGTAGATCAGTATATGGGCAGAACAGCTGCTCATACCATGCCTGTTGCCATGACGCCCTATATTACGGAAGAACGGCAACTTAATGTGGCACAAATGGATGTTTTCTCGCGGTTGATGATGGACAGGATTATTTTTTTGGGGGAAGCCGTTGATGAGCGGAATGCCAATGTGATACAGGCACAATTGCTTTTTTTGCAGTCGGTTGATACCAAAAGCGACATCCAGCTGTATATCAATTCGCCTGGTGGATCGGTGTATGCAGGCTTCGGCATTTATGACACCATGCAGTATATCGCGCCAGATGTGGCCACCATTTGTACAGGCATTGCACTTTCTATGGGTTCGGTATTGTTGTGCGCGGGCGCTGCGGGTAAACGTTCGGCCCTGCAGCATTCGAGGGTTATGATCCATCAAACCTCGGGTGGGGCAGAGGGAACCGCCATTGATATGGATATCAGGATCAGGGAGGTGTTAAAAGTCCAGTCGGATCTGTACCATATTTTGGCGAAACATAGCGGACAAAGTTATGAGCGGATAAATGAAATTGCCAGTCGCGATTATTGGATGACCGCCATTGAAGCAAAGGAATTTGGAATGATAGATGAGGTGTTAACGCGTGGGGAATAGGGTTTTGTTTGATTTAGAGTAAGTTATGGCTTTGGCAATCCTTTCCTCACTTAAGCCACCTTTTGATAATAGGCTTGGTTTAGGATGATATTATTCTTTATCTTAGATAAAAACTAATTAACACTCGTTATGGATTTTATGTCGATCGCTTTTTTTACTATTCAAATTCTGGTAGTTGTAACTATCATTTATTTTATATTAAGTAGATTGGATAA from Flavobacterium sp. W4I14 includes these protein-coding regions:
- a CDS encoding AraC family transcriptional activator of pyochelin receptor (product_source=KO:K12243; cath_funfam=1.10.10.60; cog=COG2207; ko=KO:K12243; pfam=PF12833; smart=SM00342; superfamily=46689,49842) yields the protein MGINVGKDYGAWKKVGGSFDDLPVRGGLVTERKEKYSFSFSDAELVQINIPGIYIVYGDIMFKQQQMYFRPTYDVPDMVKLRFTLSGNGTIFNRVNNKQYVFNSNQQNIIYMPELDGTGEYDTRHNYCFFEVHFAKEKFLQLAEHSTKALQVLADYADTGRYTELAEQNLPISWTMQHCIRDILNCDYPEGLKHMFIESKCIELLVLQAEAFERAINQKQPAVLHSAYDRDCLYQARDYLIANIHQPPSVAELAKLCGINEFKLKQGFKGLFDNSIFGYLSDYRLNHAKELLLEGLPIKSVAFMLGYSSVQHFSNAFRKKFSLTPGKLKS
- a CDS encoding DNA-directed RNA polymerase specialized sigma24 family protein (product_source=COG1595; cog=COG1595; superfamily=88659,88946), translating into MTATATKGQPSQREALFMKLYKEAFPLVARHVSKMGGSFEEAKDIFQDALVVYYEKVQVSGLRLKYQEKAYLFGIAKYLWIKRYKENDKNVSFGQLGPILNEEIDLADTGYEEVSSGKLMHLLEQAGQKCMQLLSAFYYEKLDMETLAERFGFSGARSATAQKFKCLEKVKETVKAKSLKYEDIVE
- a CDS encoding hypothetical protein (product_source=Hypo-rule applied; cath_funfam=2.60.40.10; superfamily=74853) gives rise to the protein MKTSLNELRLIEHYLLSDNKDGESFLFEAKTVLQPELKRQVYWQNKTYQMVRDYGRKQLKNEIDNIHETLFNTDAHQSFRQKVKRLFSK
- a CDS encoding ATP-dependent Clp protease protease subunit (product_source=KO:K01358; cath_funfam=3.90.226.10; cog=COG0740; ko=KO:K01358; pfam=PF00574; superfamily=52096; tigrfam=TIGR00493) — protein: MMDINKEFRLYAVKHQGLNGLYVDQYMGRTAAHTMPVAMTPYITEERQLNVAQMDVFSRLMMDRIIFLGEAVDERNANVIQAQLLFLQSVDTKSDIQLYINSPGGSVYAGFGIYDTMQYIAPDVATICTGIALSMGSVLLCAGAAGKRSALQHSRVMIHQTSGGAEGTAIDMDIRIREVLKVQSDLYHILAKHSGQSYERINEIASRDYWMTAIEAKEFGMIDEVLTRGE
- a CDS encoding hypothetical protein (product_source=Hypo-rule applied; transmembrane_helix_parts=Outside_1_4,TMhelix_5_27,Inside_28_56); its protein translation is MDFMSIAFFTIQILVVVTIIYFILSRLDNISKSNYHRNELLKGILDELKRQNETKN